In a genomic window of Magnolia sinica isolate HGM2019 chromosome 14, MsV1, whole genome shotgun sequence:
- the LOC131225044 gene encoding receptor-like protein EIX2, translating into MESCYSQQRSFLISLFLLNVLIYWGGYWKVSGCFDYERKALTTIRKSLNDSFNLLSSWDDDASDCCKWRGITCHNITGFVLKLDLHSTYYRLGGRIDPALVQLKHLQLLDLSYNAFNGAPIPDFLGSMKELRHLNLSDAGFTFFTFFECQKLLWWLASLRSLKYLDMSYVNLSMASHDWVNVMNMSPSLVELYLWKCRLSYISPTLPSVNFTHLRVLDLRFNDFNSTIPNWIANIGSLVSLSLSLNKFHGQIPYQITQLHNLEELWLGSTDDNLRVDLSEFLEGSWRKLKILYLSFSQLHGGIPNSIGNITSLVDLYLSFGENITGSIPRAITKLINLECLFLYGYKMHAAIPDWLHELKNLKRLTLIDCMLTGPIPAARLGGLSSLEELDLSWNQLNGNIPAALGGLSSLQRLILSGNQFNGTIPTTLGQLSNLSLLDLSSNSSTGKVSESVFENLKQLTSLDLSYNSLVFDTHSDWAPPFQLSLIYLGSCHLGPQFPLWLRTQKLVHALDLSNTAISGIIPTWFWDLTPQLSVLGLSNNQIFGQLPNPLIMLPQAYVVLSSNNFSGPIPCILNGARVLDLSNNQFSGPIPPNCVEGMNSLTVLDLSQNNIGGIIPFDLGNYIALEALDLSKNRLLGGIPTSLGLLHQLQTMHLDGNNLSGEVTSSLKKCTSLETLDLGHNNFSGPIPTWIGESFPSLRILSLPSNMFTGNIPPQLFNITSLQVLDVAQNCLSGSIPQSFENLMAMKNEQKINQVLSYGGLGSSYYKENLLVSVKGQMLEYTRTVSLVTCMNLSRNNLSGEIPEGLTGLLRLPVLNLSGNHLTGKISDKIGKLALLESLDFSENQLSSSIPLSMSNLTFLSHLNLSYNNSSGRIPMGNQLQTLEDPSIYIGNNKLCGPPLTEKCGSDEMSQGQMPVSGDVEKDEEEYEIRWFYAALVPGFAVGFWAFCGILMLKKSWRIAYYRFFDQMKDRLFSYCRFTGC; encoded by the exons ATGGAGAGTTGTTATTCTCAGCAGAGGAGctttcttatttctctctttcttttaaatGTATTAATATATTGGGGAGGATATTGGAAGGTGAGTGGTTGCTTCGATTATGAGAGAAAAGCTCTCACCACCATCCGGAAGTCTCTCAACGATTCCTTCAATCTTCTCTCTTCATGGGATGATGATGCCTCTGACTGCTGCAAATGGAGAGGAATTACCTGCCACAACATAACTGGGTTTGTTCTTAAACTCGACCTCCATTCTACTTACTACAGGCTAGGTGGCAGAATTGATCCAGCTCTGGTTCAACTGAAGCATCTTCAGTTGTTGGACTTGAGTTATAATGCTTTTAATGGCGCACCAATTCCAGATTTCCTGGGTTCAATGAAGGAGTTGAGGCATTTGAACTTGTCAGATGCAGGGTTCA CTTTCTTCACGTTCTTTGAGTGCCAAAAACTACTTTGGTGGTTGGCAAGCCTGCGTTCTCTCAAGTACCTCGACATGTCTTATGTGAACCTTTCCATGGCAAGCCATGATTGGGTGAACGTAATGAACATGTCTCCTTCCCTTGTTGAGTTGTACCTATGGAAATGTCGTCTTTCATATATTTCTCCAACTCTTCCTTCTGTTAATTTCACACATCTCCGTGTCCTTGATCTCCGTTTTAACGACTTCAACTCTACCATTCCAAACTGGATAGCTAATATTGGTAGCCTGGTGTCTTTAAGTCTCTCACTCAACAAGTTTCATGGTCAGATACCTTATCAAATTACACAACTTCATAACTTGGAAGAGTTGTGGTTGGGATCAACTGATGATAACCTGAGGGTTGATTTGTCAGAGTTCCTTGAAGGCAGCTGGAGGAAGCTGAAGATACTTTATCTATCTTTCAGTCAGCTGCATGGAGGAATCCCCAACTCTATTGGGAATATTACCTCACTGGTGGATCTTTATTTATCATTTGGCGAGAATATAACAGGTAGCATTCCAAGAGCCATAACTAAGCTTATCAATTTAGAGTGCCTGTTTTTGTATGGATACAAAATGCATGCAGCAATTCCTGATTGgttacatgagctcaaaaatcttAAACGCCTTACTCTCATTGATTGCATGCTGACAGGCCCAATCCCTGCAGCTCgtcttggaggattgtcttccttaGAAGAACTAGATCTCTCAtggaatcagttgaatgggaatatacctgcagctcttggaggattgtcttccttaCAAAGGTTAATTCTCAGTGGGAATCAGTTCAATGGGACAATCCCAACAACTTTAGGACAACTTTCTAACTTGTCTTTGCTTGACCTCTCTTCCAACTCCTCGACAGGAAAGGTGTCTGAAAGTGTTTTTGAAAACCTCAAGCAGTTAACGTCCTTGGATTTGTCTTACAATTCTTTGGTTTTTGATACACACTCTGATTGGGCCCCTCCATTTCAGCTCTCCCTTATTTACTTAGGATCATGTCATTTAGGTCCTCAATTTCCTCTCTGGCTACGAACACAAAAATTAGTACATGCGTTGGATCTCTCTAATACAGCCATCTCTGGCATCATCCCTACCTGGTTTTGGGATTTAACACCCCAACTTTCTGTGCTGGGCCTTTCAAATAACCAGATTTTTGGCCAATTGCCTAACCCTTTAATAATGCTGCCTCAAGCCTACGTTGTTCTGAGTTCGAATAATTTCAGTGGTCCTATACCCTGCATATTGAATGGAGCCAGAGTACTTGATCTCTCCAACAATCAATTTTCTGGTCCAATCCCACCAAATTGTGTCGAAGGAATGAATTCCTTGACTGTCCTTGACCTTTCCCAAAACAATATAGGTGGTATCATTCCATTCGATTTGGGTAATTACATAGCACTTGAGGCACTTGATTTGAGCAAGAACAGGTTATTGGGAGGAATACCCACATCTTTGGGTCTATTACATCAACTCCAAACAATGCACCTAGACGGCAATAACCTATCGGGAGAAGTCACTTCATCTTTGAAGAAATGTACTAGTCTGGAGACTCTCGACCTTGGACACAACAATTTCTCAGGTCCTATTCCCACTTGGATTGGCGAAAGCTTTCCATCTTTAAGAATTCTGAGTTTACCATCAAATATGTTTACTGGCAACATCCCACCGCAACTATTTAACATAACTTCTCTTCAGGTCCTTGATGTGGCACAAAATTGCTTATCTGGTTCAATTCCCCAaagttttgaaaatctcatggCCATGAAGAATGAGCAGAAGATAAACCAGGTTCTTTCGTATGGAGGGTTGGGATCTTCGTATTACAAGGAAAACTTGCTTGTGTCAGTGAAGGGGCAAATGCTTGAATACACAAGAACAGTTTCGTTGGTTACATGCATGAACCTTTCAAGAAATAACTTATCTGGAGAGATCCCCGAAGGACTCACAGGACTTTTGAGATTGCCTGTTTTAAACTTATCTGGAAATCATTTAACCGGAAAGATTTCAGACAAGATTGGTAAATTGGCATTGCTAGAGTCTCTTGATTTCTCTGAAAATCAGCTTTCGAGTTCAATTCCTCTGAGCATGTCAAATTTAACTTTTCTAAGTCACTTGAACTTGTCGTATAACAACTCTTCGGGAAGAATTCCAATGGGAAATCAACTCCAGACACTTGAAGATCCATCTATTTATATCGGCAACAATAAACTCTGTGGACCTCCTCTTACAGAAAAGTGTGGCAGTGATGAGATGTCTCAAGGTCAAATGCCTGTCAGTGGTGATGTAGAAAAAGATGAGGAAGAGTATGAAATCCGTTGGTTTTACGCTGCGCTGGTACCAGGATTTGCAGTTGGATTTTGGGCATTCTGTGGTATTTTAATGCTCAAAAAGTCTTGGAGAATTGCCTATTACCGCTTCTTTGATCAGATGAAAGATAGACTTTTTAGTTATTGTAGATTTACAGGATGTTAG